Proteins encoded in a region of the Photobacterium profundum SS9 genome:
- a CDS encoding TRAP transporter permease, which translates to MTKTTDTSPDVQDMVAQADTGARNPAGIAGRILWLVPLCWSLFQLWYASPLPFIFNFGILNDTEARSIHLSFAIFLAFTAYPALKNSPRDHIPVVDWILALAGSFAAGYIYIFYTSLAERSGAPTPMDIVVAVMGMILLLEATRRALGPPLMVVAAVFLLYTFGGPHMPDVIAHKGASLNKAMSHLWLTTEGVFGVALGVSTSFVFLFVLFGAMLERAGAGAYFIKVAFSLLGHMRGGPAKAAVVASGLSGLVSGSSIANVVTTGTFTIPLMKRVGFSAEKAGAVEVAASTNGQLTPPIMGAAAFLMVEYVGISYVEVIKAAILPALISYIALLYIVHLEACKAGMTGLPRRYKPTMAQSLLSFVVTILGLIVISGAVYYGIGWTKDVFGAAATPMIAVVILVAYVALIKVSASYQDHTMENPDEELTEVPEPGPTIKSGLYFLLPIVVLVWCLTVERFSPGLSAFWATVFMVFILLTQRPLLALFNKEKTLTDAAREGANDLIESLVSGGRNMIGIGVATAAAGVVVGVVTLTGIGLVMTDFVEFISGGNIMLMLLFTAIISLILGMGLPTTANYIVVSTLMAPVIVTLGAQSGLIIPLIAVHLFVFYFGILADDTPPVGLAAFAAAAIAKSDPIRTGIQGFTYDIRTAILPFMFIFNTQLLLIDIDSWWHLTLTIVSAVIAMLTFSAATQGWWLTKTKWWEVALLLLITFSLFRPGYWWDMVYDAKHEMPGTLIVDAADKLAVGQPLELQVSGENLEGKYITKHVLLPFDEDAIDPNDRIASTGLMLRQDGEKMIVDMIEFGSPAEAAGIDFDWEITKVSLPAVRPMKEWVFVPTLLLLGALGWNQRRRAKAELTK; encoded by the coding sequence ATGACGAAAACAACAGACACGTCACCAGATGTTCAAGACATGGTGGCACAAGCAGATACTGGCGCACGCAACCCCGCTGGTATTGCAGGGCGTATTTTATGGTTAGTTCCACTGTGTTGGTCACTATTCCAGTTATGGTACGCATCACCACTCCCATTTATTTTTAACTTTGGCATCCTTAACGATACCGAAGCACGTTCAATACACCTCTCTTTTGCTATTTTTCTTGCGTTTACCGCTTACCCTGCCCTAAAAAACTCGCCACGCGATCATATTCCAGTCGTTGATTGGATCTTGGCGTTAGCGGGCAGTTTTGCTGCTGGTTATATCTATATTTTTTATACCAGCCTCGCAGAGCGTTCAGGCGCACCTACTCCGATGGATATTGTGGTTGCAGTAATGGGTATGATCCTGTTACTTGAAGCTACTCGCCGTGCGCTAGGCCCACCTCTGATGGTTGTCGCAGCAGTCTTCTTGCTGTACACCTTTGGTGGTCCACATATGCCAGATGTTATTGCACATAAAGGGGCTAGCCTAAATAAAGCAATGTCTCATTTGTGGCTAACCACAGAAGGGGTATTTGGTGTTGCACTTGGCGTATCAACCTCTTTCGTTTTCTTATTTGTATTATTTGGTGCAATGCTAGAGCGAGCAGGGGCTGGCGCTTATTTCATTAAAGTCGCGTTTTCTTTATTGGGTCATATGCGCGGCGGCCCAGCAAAAGCTGCTGTTGTTGCATCAGGATTGTCAGGGTTAGTATCAGGCTCATCGATCGCGAACGTTGTTACCACCGGTACCTTTACGATCCCATTGATGAAGCGCGTCGGATTCTCTGCTGAAAAAGCCGGCGCCGTTGAAGTTGCAGCGTCGACTAATGGTCAGCTTACCCCTCCAATCATGGGTGCGGCTGCATTCTTAATGGTTGAGTATGTGGGCATTTCTTATGTAGAAGTTATTAAAGCTGCAATTTTACCTGCTTTAATTTCGTATATTGCTTTGCTATACATTGTTCACCTTGAAGCCTGTAAAGCAGGTATGACTGGGCTACCACGTCGTTATAAGCCAACCATGGCGCAAAGCTTATTATCCTTTGTGGTCACGATACTGGGTCTGATTGTGATCAGTGGTGCGGTTTATTACGGTATCGGCTGGACAAAAGATGTGTTCGGCGCGGCTGCAACCCCAATGATTGCTGTGGTTATTTTAGTTGCCTATGTTGCTTTGATAAAAGTCTCTGCTAGCTATCAAGATCACACAATGGAAAACCCGGATGAAGAACTGACAGAGGTACCGGAACCAGGTCCCACTATCAAGTCTGGTTTGTATTTCTTATTGCCTATCGTGGTACTGGTTTGGTGCTTAACCGTTGAACGCTTTTCTCCTGGTCTTTCGGCGTTTTGGGCAACCGTCTTTATGGTTTTCATTTTATTAACACAGCGCCCATTATTGGCACTGTTTAATAAAGAGAAAACACTCACCGATGCCGCACGCGAAGGGGCTAATGATCTCATCGAAAGTCTTGTTTCTGGTGGCAGAAACATGATCGGTATCGGTGTCGCAACCGCAGCTGCCGGTGTAGTCGTAGGGGTGGTAACACTAACGGGTATCGGCTTGGTAATGACTGATTTTGTCGAGTTCATTTCAGGCGGAAACATCATGTTAATGCTGCTATTTACGGCAATTATTAGCTTAATATTAGGGATGGGGCTGCCAACAACCGCGAACTACATCGTGGTATCAACGCTAATGGCTCCCGTTATTGTGACGCTTGGGGCACAAAGCGGACTCATCATCCCATTAATTGCAGTGCACCTATTCGTATTCTATTTTGGTATTCTTGCCGACGATACGCCACCTGTAGGTCTTGCCGCTTTTGCCGCCGCAGCGATTGCCAAATCTGACCCCATAAGAACGGGTATTCAAGGCTTTACCTACGATATTCGAACCGCGATTTTACCCTTTATGTTTATCTTCAATACGCAATTATTGTTGATCGACATTGATTCCTGGTGGCACCTAACCCTTACTATCGTATCAGCCGTTATTGCAATGTTAACCTTCTCTGCCGCGACACAGGGTTGGTGGTTGACCAAAACAAAATGGTGGGAAGTAGCATTACTCCTCTTAATTACCTTCTCATTATTCCGTCCTGGTTATTGGTGGGATATGGTCTACGACGCCAAACATGAAATGCCAGGTACATTGATCGTAGACGCTGCAGATAAGTTGGCGGTTGGCCAGCCCCTTGAATTACAAGTCAGTGGTGAGAACCTAGAAGGTAAGTATATTACTAAGCATGTACTGCTACCATTTGATGAAGATGCTATTGATCCCAATGATCGCATTGCATCAACTGGGCTGATGCTGCGTCAAGACGGTGAAAAAATGATTGTTGATATGATCGAATTTGGTAGCCCTGCAGAAGCTGCAGGTATCGACTTTGATTGGGAAATCACAAAAGTGAGCCTTCCAGCAGTCAGACCAATGAAAGAATGGGTTTTTGTTCCCACTTTACTTCTCTTAGGTGCTTTAGGATGGAACCAACGCCGACGAGCAAAAGCTGAATTGACAAAATAA
- a CDS encoding TAXI family TRAP transporter solute-binding subunit → MAFKKLLQMSALAGVVMTAGMANAQEFVTIGTGSVTGVYYPTGGAICKLVNKNSKEHNVRCSVESTGGSIYNVNTMRAGELDFGIVQSDWQYHGYNGTSKFEKQGPYKKLRAVFSLHTEPFNIIARTDAGIDSVEDLKGKRVNIGNPGSGDRATMGVVMDALGWTNADFKLTSELKGSERSQALCDNKIDAFVYVVGHPNGSIKEATTSCDAKLIPATGAKIEKIVADNPYYTATTVPGGMYKGSNEDVNSFGVAATMVSTTDVSDEIVYEVVKAVFENFSTFKRLHPAFANLKKEDMIKNGLSIPLHPGAIRYYKEAGLLTK, encoded by the coding sequence ATGGCATTTAAAAAATTACTACAAATGAGTGCACTAGCTGGCGTTGTAATGACAGCAGGCATGGCGAACGCTCAAGAATTCGTAACCATTGGTACTGGTTCTGTTACGGGTGTTTATTACCCAACAGGCGGCGCTATTTGTAAACTAGTCAATAAAAACAGCAAAGAGCACAATGTTCGTTGTTCTGTAGAATCGACAGGCGGTTCTATCTATAACGTCAATACCATGCGTGCTGGCGAATTAGATTTTGGTATTGTTCAATCAGATTGGCAGTACCACGGTTATAACGGTACAAGTAAATTTGAAAAACAAGGACCGTACAAAAAATTGCGTGCTGTATTCTCATTACATACAGAACCATTCAACATCATCGCCCGCACTGATGCCGGTATTGATAGCGTTGAAGATTTGAAAGGCAAGCGCGTCAATATTGGTAATCCAGGTTCAGGTGACCGTGCAACAATGGGGGTTGTAATGGACGCTCTAGGTTGGACTAATGCTGACTTTAAACTCACGTCAGAATTAAAAGGTTCTGAACGCTCACAAGCACTTTGTGACAATAAAATTGACGCCTTCGTCTATGTTGTTGGTCACCCAAACGGTTCAATCAAAGAAGCAACAACATCTTGTGATGCGAAGCTAATACCTGCAACTGGCGCCAAAATTGAAAAAATTGTTGCTGATAACCCGTACTACACAGCAACAACAGTACCTGGTGGCATGTATAAAGGCTCAAACGAAGATGTAAACAGCTTCGGTGTGGCAGCTACTATGGTTTCTACAACAGATGTTTCTGATGAAATCGTTTACGAAGTAGTAAAAGCCGTATTTGAAAACTTCAGCACCTTCAAACGTCTACACCCAGCATTTGCTAACTTGAAGAAGGAAGACATGATCAAAAATGGTTTGTCAATTCCTCTTCACCCAGGTGCAATCCGCTACTACAAAGAAGCTGGTCTTCTTACAAAATAA
- the argR gene encoding transcriptional regulator ArgR: MRNSDKQERLIKAFKSILKDEKFSSQGEIVDALKAQGFDNINQSKVSRMLTKFGAVRTRNAKMEMVYCLPIELGVPTTTSPLKELVMEVGHNSALVVIHTGPGAAQVIARLLDSLGKAEGILGVVAGDDTIFITPTNTTTTEELFNSVCDLFDYSI; encoded by the coding sequence ATGCGAAATTCAGATAAACAAGAACGCTTAATTAAAGCATTCAAATCTATTCTAAAAGATGAAAAGTTCAGCTCCCAAGGTGAAATTGTTGATGCCTTGAAAGCTCAGGGGTTCGACAACATCAACCAATCCAAGGTCTCCCGCATGCTGACCAAGTTCGGTGCTGTCCGTACTCGTAATGCAAAAATGGAGATGGTCTATTGTTTACCCATTGAACTAGGTGTGCCGACTACTACAAGTCCTTTAAAAGAACTCGTAATGGAAGTGGGTCATAACAGCGCCCTAGTTGTCATTCATACTGGCCCTGGTGCCGCACAAGTTATTGCTCGCTTACTGGATTCACTAGGTAAAGCAGAAGGCATCCTTGGTGTTGTTGCAGGTGATGATACAATTTTCATTACCCCAACCAACACAACAACAACAGAAGAGCTCTTTAATTCTGTGTGTGATCTTTTCGATTACAGCATCTAA
- the mdh gene encoding malate dehydrogenase — protein sequence MKVAVIGAAGGIGQALALLLKNGLPAGSDLALYDIAPVTPGVAADLSHIPTPVSIKGYGGVDPTPALEGADVVLISAGVARKPGMDRSDLFNVNAGIIKSLAEKIAVVCPKACVGIITNPVNTTVAIAADVLKKAGVYDKRRLFGITTLDIIRSETFVAELKGKTPSDIQVPVIGGHSGVTILPLLSQVEGVEFSDEEIKALTPRIQNAGTEVVEAKAGGGSATLSMGQAAYRFGLSLVRALQGEQGIVECAYVEGDGKHARFFAQPVLLGKDGVEEVIDYGKLSTFEQEALNNMLDTLTSDITLGEEFAAK from the coding sequence ATGAAAGTTGCTGTAATTGGTGCTGCAGGTGGTATTGGCCAGGCATTGGCTTTACTGTTGAAAAACGGCTTACCTGCAGGTTCTGATCTTGCGCTATATGATATTGCTCCAGTAACTCCTGGTGTTGCGGCTGATCTTAGCCATATCCCAACTCCTGTTTCTATTAAGGGTTATGGTGGTGTCGATCCAACACCTGCACTGGAAGGTGCTGATGTTGTATTAATCTCTGCTGGTGTTGCACGTAAACCTGGAATGGATCGTTCTGATCTTTTCAACGTCAATGCGGGTATCATTAAATCTTTAGCTGAAAAAATTGCTGTAGTATGTCCTAAAGCATGCGTCGGTATTATTACGAACCCTGTAAATACAACAGTGGCGATTGCTGCTGATGTATTGAAAAAAGCAGGTGTATACGACAAGCGTCGTTTATTTGGTATCACAACACTTGATATTATTCGTTCAGAAACATTTGTTGCTGAATTAAAAGGCAAAACCCCAAGTGACATTCAAGTGCCAGTCATCGGTGGTCACTCAGGTGTGACTATTCTACCTTTATTGTCTCAAGTTGAAGGTGTTGAGTTTTCTGACGAAGAAATTAAAGCATTAACGCCACGCATTCAAAATGCAGGTACTGAAGTAGTAGAAGCTAAAGCGGGTGGTGGTTCTGCAACACTGTCTATGGGTCAAGCGGCTTATCGCTTTGGTCTTTCACTTGTTCGCGCCCTACAAGGCGAGCAAGGTATTGTTGAGTGTGCTTATGTTGAAGGTGACGGTAAGCATGCACGTTTCTTTGCACAGCCCGTTCTATTAGGCAAAGATGGTGTAGAAGAAGTGATTGATTACGGCAAGTTAAGTACTTTTGAACAAGAAGCACTAAATAACATGCTAGATACCCTGACTTCAGATATTACACTAGGTGAAGAGTTTGCTGCTAAATAG
- a CDS encoding IS4-like element ISPpr1 family transposase yields the protein MRDIQILHESLENQCPNIHKKRLKSLMDSVQALLSNDALTLTLLGRSLPSKAKTKHCIKRVDRLLGNNHLHHDRLDIYRWHCHQFCSVNPQPIVLVDWADIREYERLMVLRASIAVEGRSVTLFEQTFTFKNYNSPRSHQQFLDNFKAVLPSHVIPIIVTDAGFRNTWFRQVDDMDWCYLGRVRGDVNVLIKNQWQHIKQLFIKANSKPKYVGFTQLAKRKPLQCHLHLYKKQTPKKRKDRPKGREHFSAQAVHKKSALEPWLLATNLPTDIFSSRCIVRLYTKRMQIEETFRDLKSPQYGFGLRQSRTHDPKRFDILLLIGLLAFMVYWWFGIIAEHNGWHRHFQANSVKDRRVLSFVRLGKEVFRRLEYHINEPAIRWAQCTLILMARKSYRA from the coding sequence ATGCGTGATATTCAAATACTACACGAGTCGCTGGAAAATCAATGCCCTAACATTCACAAAAAGAGACTCAAATCACTCATGGACTCTGTGCAAGCATTGCTTAGCAATGATGCACTTACGCTTACTTTACTTGGACGTTCGCTTCCTTCAAAGGCCAAAACGAAACACTGTATTAAGCGCGTTGACCGTTTATTAGGTAACAATCACCTGCACCACGACAGACTCGATATTTATCGTTGGCACTGTCATCAATTTTGTTCGGTCAATCCACAACCTATTGTCTTAGTCGATTGGGCTGATATTCGCGAATACGAACGACTCATGGTACTAAGAGCTTCTATTGCTGTAGAAGGACGTTCTGTTACGCTTTTCGAGCAAACTTTTACCTTTAAAAACTACAATTCTCCGCGCAGTCATCAGCAGTTTCTCGATAATTTCAAAGCTGTTTTGCCTTCGCATGTCATCCCCATTATCGTGACTGATGCTGGCTTTCGTAATACCTGGTTTAGGCAGGTTGATGACATGGATTGGTGTTATCTTGGACGTGTCAGAGGAGACGTAAACGTCTTAATAAAAAACCAATGGCAACACATCAAGCAGTTGTTTATTAAAGCGAATAGCAAACCTAAATATGTAGGATTCACACAGCTTGCCAAACGAAAACCATTACAATGTCATCTTCACCTCTATAAAAAACAAACACCTAAAAAACGTAAAGACCGACCAAAAGGTCGAGAGCATTTCTCCGCCCAAGCCGTCCATAAGAAGTCAGCACTAGAACCTTGGTTGCTGGCGACTAATCTCCCAACAGATATATTTTCATCTCGGTGTATCGTCAGGCTCTACACCAAACGTATGCAAATTGAAGAAACGTTCCGTGACTTAAAAAGTCCGCAATACGGCTTTGGCTTACGCCAAAGCCGAACCCATGATCCTAAACGGTTCGATATTTTGCTGCTCATTGGTCTGCTCGCTTTTATGGTCTATTGGTGGTTTGGAATAATTGCAGAGCATAACGGTTGGCACCGTCATTTTCAGGCAAATTCAGTAAAAGACCGACGAGTTTTATCATTTGTTAGGCTAGGAAAAGAGGTCTTCCGACGGCTGGAATATCACATCAACGAACCAGCAATACGTTGGGCGCAATGCACCCTTATTCTAATGGCGAGGAAGAGTTATCGTGCGTAA
- the ispB gene encoding octaprenyl diphosphate synthase: protein MDFKAIQALTANDMAGVDAKIQAQLNSDVALINQLGFYIVSGGGKRLRPMLVVLAARALGYQGDKHITAAAFVEFIHTATLLHDDVVDESDMRRGKDTANAAFGNAASVLVGDYIYTRSFQMMTSLRSLKILDIMSEATNVIAEGEVQQLMNCNDPNTTEDNYMQVIYSKTARLFEAATQISAIITESSTEVEVALQDYGRYLGTAFQLIDDVLDYVADGKEMGKNVGDDLSEGKPTLPLLHAMHNGNEAQSAMIREAIEKSNGMDKLNDILAAMREAGSLEYTQQRAEEEAEKAIAALAPIAESDYKEALIQLAHLAVKRTK, encoded by the coding sequence ATGGATTTTAAAGCTATCCAAGCGCTCACCGCCAACGATATGGCGGGAGTTGACGCGAAGATACAAGCACAACTGAACTCAGATGTAGCTCTTATTAATCAACTAGGCTTTTACATTGTAAGCGGTGGTGGCAAACGCTTACGTCCGATGCTTGTCGTTCTTGCCGCTCGTGCTTTGGGCTACCAAGGAGACAAACACATTACGGCTGCTGCATTTGTAGAATTTATTCATACTGCAACATTGTTACATGACGACGTTGTTGATGAATCTGACATGCGCCGTGGTAAAGACACAGCCAATGCTGCATTTGGCAATGCCGCTAGTGTTCTTGTCGGGGATTACATTTATACCCGTTCATTTCAGATGATGACGAGCCTAAGATCATTAAAGATCCTCGATATCATGAGTGAAGCAACAAATGTGATCGCTGAAGGCGAAGTTCAGCAGCTAATGAACTGCAATGATCCTAATACGACAGAAGATAACTATATGCAGGTTATCTACTCTAAAACGGCTCGCCTTTTTGAAGCTGCAACTCAGATTTCTGCGATTATCACAGAATCCTCTACTGAAGTTGAAGTTGCGCTACAAGACTATGGCCGTTACCTCGGTACTGCTTTTCAGCTCATTGATGATGTGTTGGATTATGTCGCAGATGGCAAGGAAATGGGTAAAAACGTGGGTGATGACCTTTCCGAAGGTAAACCGACACTTCCACTGCTACATGCTATGCATAATGGTAATGAAGCGCAGTCAGCCATGATCCGTGAAGCGATTGAAAAATCCAACGGTATGGACAAACTAAACGATATTCTGGCCGCCATGCGCGAAGCTGGCTCTTTGGAGTACACTCAGCAACGCGCGGAAGAAGAAGCAGAAAAAGCAATCGCAGCACTAGCCCCCATTGCTGAGTCTGATTACAAAGAAGCGTTGATCCAACTTGCTCATTTAGCGGTTAAACGTACAAAGTAA
- the rplU gene encoding 50S ribosomal protein L21 has translation MYAVFQSGGKQHRVSEGQTLRLEKLEAETGANVEFDCVLLVANGEEVTVGAPFVTGGKVTAEVVTHGRGDKIKVVKFRRRKHSRKQMGHRQWFTEVKITGISA, from the coding sequence ATGTACGCTGTTTTCCAAAGTGGTGGTAAGCAACACCGAGTAAGCGAAGGTCAAACCTTGCGCTTGGAAAAACTAGAAGCTGAAACTGGCGCAAACGTTGAGTTTGATTGCGTTCTTTTAGTTGCTAACGGTGAAGAAGTAACAGTTGGTGCACCATTCGTAACTGGTGGTAAAGTGACTGCTGAAGTTGTAACGCACGGTCGTGGCGATAAGATTAAAGTCGTTAAGTTCCGTCGTCGTAAGCATTCTCGTAAGCAAATGGGCCACCGTCAGTGGTTCACTGAAGTCAAAATCACTGGCATCAGCGCTTAA
- the rpmA gene encoding 50S ribosomal protein L27, producing MAHKKAGGSTNNGRDSESKRLGVKRFGGESVLAGNIIVRQRGTKFHAGTNVGLGKDHTLFALTDGKVKFEVKGPKNRKFVTIEAA from the coding sequence ATGGCACACAAAAAAGCTGGCGGTTCTACTAATAACGGCCGCGATTCAGAAAGTAAACGTCTAGGTGTTAAGCGCTTCGGTGGTGAATCTGTACTTGCAGGTAACATTATCGTTCGTCAACGTGGAACTAAGTTCCACGCAGGCACTAACGTTGGTTTGGGTAAAGACCACACACTATTCGCACTTACTGACGGTAAAGTTAAGTTCGAAGTTAAAGGTCCTAAAAACCGCAAATTCGTAACTATCGAAGCTGCTTAA
- a CDS encoding DMT family transporter — translation MSTHNPAVGMALALTTAVFWGALPIAMKQAVEVMDPFTIVWYRFVAASIGLGAWLFWRKQLPQVKSARLPDIGLLLLGSIGLAGNFVLYNSALKFLDPSVVQVIIQLAPVILLLSSVWLFKEKLGVHQIIGVSCLVFGLLLFFNEKLVDLLTSFTGYTLGVLLAVVAALVWVVYALAQKCLLKQFSSPQILLMIYVICALMLTPMAQPEQLLLMDSRQLGMLMFCCINTLVGYGAFAEAMARWQASQVSAVITLAPLFTILFVDLASLIWPQFFVAADLNTLGYLGAMVVVSSAMFCAIGHKIIRQHK, via the coding sequence ATGTCTACTCATAACCCTGCAGTTGGTATGGCTTTAGCACTGACAACGGCTGTTTTTTGGGGGGCTTTGCCCATCGCCATGAAACAAGCTGTAGAAGTGATGGATCCTTTTACCATCGTTTGGTATCGCTTTGTAGCGGCTTCTATTGGTTTAGGTGCTTGGTTATTTTGGCGAAAGCAATTACCTCAAGTTAAATCTGCTAGGCTTCCAGACATAGGTTTGTTATTGCTGGGCAGTATTGGTCTTGCTGGTAACTTTGTACTGTATAACAGTGCATTAAAATTCCTAGATCCTTCAGTGGTTCAGGTCATTATTCAGTTGGCTCCCGTCATTTTGTTATTGTCGAGTGTATGGCTGTTTAAAGAAAAGTTAGGTGTACACCAAATAATTGGTGTGTCATGCCTGGTGTTCGGTTTGCTCCTGTTTTTTAATGAAAAGCTAGTTGATTTATTAACGAGTTTTACAGGGTATACGCTTGGCGTATTATTAGCAGTCGTTGCCGCTTTAGTTTGGGTTGTTTATGCGCTGGCACAAAAGTGCTTGCTTAAGCAGTTCAGTTCACCTCAGATCTTACTAATGATCTATGTGATCTGTGCATTAATGCTTACGCCGATGGCTCAACCAGAGCAGCTTTTATTAATGGATTCGAGACAGTTGGGCATGTTGATGTTCTGCTGTATTAATACGCTTGTTGGATACGGTGCATTTGCTGAAGCAATGGCACGTTGGCAAGCCTCACAAGTGAGCGCGGTTATTACCCTTGCTCCCTTGTTTACGATATTATTTGTAGACCTTGCTAGTTTGATTTGGCCACAATTTTTTGTCGCGGCAGACCTTAATACTTTAGGGTATCTCGGTGCAATGGTTGTGGTGAGCAGTGCCATGTTCTGTGCAATTGGCCATAAAATTATTCGCCAGCACAAATAG
- the cgtA gene encoding Obg family GTPase CgtA — MKFVDEAVIRADAGDGGNGTVSFRTEKYVPRGGPDGGDGGDGGDVYLLADENVNTLIDFRFERFHAAERGENGRGGNCTGHRGEDKILTVPVGTRAIDEETGEVIADLTDHGVKVMVSKGGFHGLGNTRFKSSVNRAPRQKSMGSKGEIRHLRLELLLLADVGMLGLPNAGKSTFIRSVSAAKPKVADYPFTTLIPSLGVVRVDAERSFVIADIPGLIEGAADGAGLGIRFLKHLERCRVLLHMIDLLPADGSDPVENAFTIINELDKYSDKLANKPRWLIFNKVDLLSEEDTQAKISEVLEALAWEGDYYCISALTRDGTKELTYNLMTTIESLPQNKYDEIEEKVEKVEFKWDDYHAEQIKKAEEDDDDDDWDNWNEDDYDVEIIYKP; from the coding sequence ATGAAGTTTGTAGATGAAGCGGTAATTCGAGCTGATGCTGGCGACGGTGGTAACGGTACCGTTAGTTTCCGTACTGAAAAGTATGTGCCTCGAGGCGGCCCTGACGGCGGTGATGGCGGTGATGGTGGTGACGTTTACCTACTCGCAGATGAAAACGTTAATACATTGATTGATTTCCGTTTTGAGCGATTCCATGCTGCTGAACGTGGCGAAAATGGTCGTGGTGGTAACTGTACGGGACATCGTGGTGAAGATAAGATCTTGACTGTTCCTGTTGGTACTCGCGCGATCGATGAAGAGACAGGTGAAGTCATTGCTGACTTAACGGATCACGGCGTTAAAGTGATGGTTTCTAAAGGCGGTTTCCACGGTCTTGGTAACACACGTTTTAAGTCATCAGTGAATCGTGCTCCTCGTCAAAAATCAATGGGCAGTAAAGGTGAAATTCGTCATTTACGTCTTGAACTACTGTTACTTGCTGATGTAGGAATGCTTGGCTTACCTAATGCTGGTAAATCTACCTTCATTCGCTCTGTATCTGCCGCTAAGCCGAAAGTTGCTGATTATCCATTCACCACCTTGATTCCTAGCTTAGGTGTTGTACGTGTTGATGCTGAGCGTAGTTTCGTTATTGCAGATATTCCTGGTTTGATTGAAGGTGCTGCTGATGGCGCAGGCCTCGGTATTCGTTTCCTTAAGCACCTAGAGCGTTGTCGTGTACTACTGCACATGATTGATTTGCTACCTGCTGATGGTTCAGACCCAGTTGAGAATGCATTTACAATTATTAACGAGCTGGACAAATACAGTGATAAGTTAGCAAATAAACCGCGTTGGCTTATCTTCAACAAAGTTGATTTGTTGTCAGAAGAAGATACACAAGCGAAAATTAGCGAAGTCTTAGAAGCGTTAGCGTGGGAAGGCGATTACTACTGTATCTCTGCACTTACTCGTGACGGTACTAAAGAGCTAACTTATAACCTAATGACAACGATCGAATCACTTCCTCAGAATAAGTATGATGAAATTGAAGAGAAAGTTGAGAAGGTTGAGTTCAAGTGGGACGATTATCACGCTGAGCAAATTAAAAAAGCTGAAGAAGATGATGACGATGACGATTGGGATAACTGGAATGAAGATGATTACGACGTAGAGATCATCTACAAGCCGTAA
- a CDS encoding threonine/serine ThrE exporter family protein, whose protein sequence is MTTGLRRLSEPEQREVSRLAVAAGQKLLQHGAESTLVTDVTCRLGVALGVESVEVSLSASSMVITTLNHGRCITTTRRCQDRGINMQVVTDIQRVCIMAERGLLDIYSVHHRLEKIKPLRYNRFLVIVMIGLSCAAFSRLAGGDWPVFILTFIASSVGMFVRQEIAHCHFNPLVNFGVTAFVTTLISGLGQVYQIGETPFLAMASSVLMLVPGFPLINAISDMVKGYSNMGIARWTMASLLTLSTSMGIVAAMNVLGVWGWLS, encoded by the coding sequence ATGACAACGGGATTGAGGCGGTTATCAGAGCCTGAACAAAGAGAAGTATCACGTTTGGCTGTGGCAGCAGGACAGAAGCTGCTCCAGCACGGTGCTGAAAGTACGCTAGTCACTGATGTAACCTGTCGCTTAGGTGTTGCCTTAGGCGTTGAGAGTGTTGAGGTATCGCTGTCTGCAAGCTCTATGGTCATTACGACCCTGAATCACGGACGTTGTATTACAACGACACGTCGCTGCCAAGATCGTGGGATAAATATGCAAGTCGTGACCGATATCCAGCGAGTTTGCATTATGGCAGAGCGGGGGTTGTTAGATATATACAGCGTGCATCATCGTTTAGAAAAGATCAAACCTCTGCGGTATAACCGTTTTCTGGTTATTGTGATGATCGGCTTGTCCTGTGCTGCATTTAGCCGATTAGCGGGTGGTGATTGGCCGGTATTTATTCTGACGTTTATTGCTTCTTCTGTGGGCATGTTTGTGCGACAAGAGATTGCCCATTGTCACTTCAATCCGCTTGTTAACTTTGGTGTTACCGCCTTTGTTACGACGTTGATCTCGGGCTTAGGTCAAGTATACCAAATTGGTGAAACCCCCTTTTTAGCAATGGCATCCTCAGTATTAATGCTAGTGCCAGGATTCCCCTTAATTAATGCCATTTCAGATATGGTGAAGGGGTATTCGAATATGGGGATTGCACGCTGGACCATGGCGAGCTTGTTAACATTATCGACCAGCATGGGGATTGTTGCCGCGATGAATGTACTTGGTGTATGGGGGTGGCTGTCATGA